The Bos taurus isolate L1 Dominette 01449 registration number 42190680 breed Hereford chromosome 18, ARS-UCD2.0, whole genome shotgun sequence genome has a window encoding:
- the CLEC11A gene encoding C-type lectin domain family 11 member A precursor codes for MQAAWLLGALVVPQLLGFSHGARGAEREWEGGWGGAQEEEREREALMLKHLQEALGLPARRGDQNPEGNSEGRGAWATEENGQGEEGEEEPTPTPGVSPSPSPTPEDAITYILGRLAGLDAGLHQVHVRLHALDTRVAELTRGLRQLREVAGDTRDAVQALQEAQSRAEREHGRLEGCLKGARLGHKCFLLSRDFEAQAAAQARCVARGGSLAQPADSRQMETLTRYLRAALAPYNWPVWLGVHDRRAEGLYLFENGQRVSFFAWHRAPSPEPGARPSAAPHPLSPNQPNGGVLENCVAQASDDGSWWDHDCDRRLYYVCEFPY; via the exons ATGCAGGCCGCCTGGCTCCTTGGCGCGCTGGTGGTACCCCAGCTCCTGGGCTTCAGTCATGGGGCTCGGGGAGCtgagagggagtgggaggggggctgGGGTGGCGCCCAGGAGGAGGAGCGGGAGAGGGAAGCCCTGATGCTGAAG CATTTACAGGAAGCGCTGGGGCTGCCTGCTAGGAGGGGAGATCAAAATCCCGAGGGAAACTCTGAAGGCAGGGGGGCCTGGGCGACCGAGGAGAACGGGCAGGGGGAGGAAGGCGAGGAGGAACCCACACCGACCCCCGGCGtcagccccagcccctctcccaccCCGGAGGACGCCATCACTTATATCC TGGGTCGCCTGGCCGGCCTGGACGCAGGCCTGCACCAGGTGCACGTCCGTCTGCACGCGCTGGACACCCGCGTGGCCGAGCTTACTCGGGGGCTGCGGCAGCTGAGGGAAGTGGCGGGCGACACCCGCGACGCCGTGCAAGCCCTGCAGGAGGCGCAGAGCCGCGCCGAGCGCGAGCATGGCCGCTTAGAGG GCTGCCTGAAGGGGGCGCGTCTTGGACACAAGTGCTTCCTGCTCTCGCGCGACTTCGAGGCTCAGGCGGCGGCGCAGGCGCGGTGCGTGGCGCGGGGCGGGAGCCTGGCTCAGCCAGCTGACAGTCGGCAGATGGAGACGCTCACCCGCTACCTGCGCGCGGCGCTCGCCCCGTACAACTGGCCGGTGTGGCTGGGCGTGCACGACCGGCGCGCCGAGGGCCTGTACCTCTTCGAGAACGGCCAGCGCGTATCCTTCTTCGCCTGGCACCGCGCCCCCAGCCCTGAGCCCGGCGCCCGGCCCAGCGCCGCGCCGCACCCGCTCAGCCCCAACCAGCCCAACGGCGGCGTGCTCGAGAACTGCGTGGCTCAGGCCTCGGACGATGGCTCCTGGTGGGACCACGACTGCGATCGGCGCCTCTACTACGTCTGCGAGTTCCCCTATTAG